A region of Candidatus Woesearchaeota archaeon DNA encodes the following proteins:
- a CDS encoding Fic family protein — protein MENNLLYPEVEKVVEYNYLILTLLKAKKGDQQKTLSAAKLFQVIEECKFNRGDIYDKAVVLIKGIVQKHPFASGNRRTAFITTKDFIVKNHHTFGIKDNPDYVRVMLGIRENYYMDNEIRGWIINEAKSKGSN, from the coding sequence ATGGAAAACAATCTACTTTATCCAGAAGTTGAAAAAGTGGTTGAATATAATTATTTGATATTAACCTTACTAAAAGCAAAGAAAGGAGATCAGCAAAAAACACTAAGTGCGGCTAAATTATTCCAAGTAATTGAAGAATGTAAATTTAATAGAGGTGATATTTATGACAAAGCAGTTGTTTTGATAAAAGGTATTGTTCAAAAGCATCCATTTGCTAGTGGGAATAGAAGAACAGCTTTTATTACAACAAAAGATTTCATTGTTAAAAATCATCATACATTTGGAATTAAAGATAATCCTGATTATGTACGAGTAATGTTAGGAATTAGAGAAAATTATTATATGGATAATGAGATTAGGGGGTGGATAATCAATGAAGCTAAAAGCAAAGGTAGTAATTGA